A window from Athalia rosae chromosome 5, iyAthRosa1.1, whole genome shotgun sequence encodes these proteins:
- the LOC125500888 gene encoding uncharacterized protein LOC125500888: MKEGCERNETKRNAACNQRMNTERESRWHAQKKITNISIAIHRVQCRLQPLVTAQRTFAIHTCNREVQCLFQSYWVSLRIPDLLGSIRVRPRLGKKSHTGRRAHFGFEPVVLVLHCTHCLGQPHAYVWILAALDEFS, from the exons ATGAAAGAGGGttgcgaacgaaacgaaacgaaacgaaacgctgCATGTAATCAACGAATGAACACTGAACGGGAATCGCGTTGGCACgcgcagaaaaaaattaccaatatTTCAATTGCTATTCATCGCGTCCAGTGCCGTCTGCAGCCACTGGTAACGGCGCAACGTACTTTTGCAATTCATACATGCAACAGGGAGGTTCAATGTCTCTTTCAGTCGTATTGGGTCAGTCTACGGATTCCGGATCTATTGg GTTCCATTCGTGTTCGACCCAGATTAGGGAAGAAAAGTCACACCGGGAGACGAGCTCATTTTGGCTTCGAGCCAGTTGTGCTGGTTCTCCATTGTACACACTGCCTTGGACAACCTCACGCATACGTGTGGATCCTAGCTGCACTTGACGAATTTTCCTAG